The Brasilonema sennae CENA114 genome includes a region encoding these proteins:
- a CDS encoding pentapeptide repeat-containing protein, with product MIPLLRLIIPGAIALIPSLVSQGNDFVQQYTIQQLQETRKCFNCDLSGMNLSGANLEGVDLRSTNLQAVNLKNANLRYANLEWVDLREANLQGADLTGANLKSTLLVGADLQRTNLEASKLNRTDFRNANLSGANLAKASRTDDIQNNRSVTLCETILPDGMTSGRNCQGLATGSSTLSN from the coding sequence ATGATTCCGTTGTTACGTTTAATTATCCCTGGGGCGATCGCCCTTATTCCCTCCCTGGTTAGCCAAGGTAATGACTTTGTTCAACAATACACGATTCAACAGCTTCAAGAAACAAGGAAATGTTTTAACTGTGATCTATCAGGAATGAACTTGTCGGGGGCAAACCTAGAAGGAGTTGATCTGCGCTCAACTAACCTTCAAGCAGTTAATTTAAAGAACGCCAATCTCCGGTATGCAAATTTGGAGTGGGTTGATCTTCGCGAAGCAAATTTGCAAGGAGCGGATCTCACTGGAGCAAACCTCAAGAGTACATTACTCGTTGGTGCTGATTTGCAGCGGACAAATCTAGAAGCATCTAAGCTAAATAGAACTGATTTCAGGAATGCCAATCTCAGCGGTGCAAATCTTGCGAAAGCTTCAAGAACTGACGACATCCAAAATAATCGCTCTGTCACTTTATGCGAAACAATACTGCCAGATGGAATGACATCGGGTCGAAACTGCCAGGGGTTGGCGACTGGTTCGTCCACATTATCAAATTAA
- a CDS encoding serine/threonine-protein kinase, with protein MSDSFPSTHKSFQPLEDGSISSLNQDNSLLNNRYHILKPLATGGFSKTFLAVDEDRQVENEFCLIKQLFPNHQATHHHQKARKLFHQESVLLAQLGKHPQIPQLLDSFEQDGQQYLVQEWIDGETLEEELAQQGAFNEAEIRQLLLELLPVLQFVHDHQVIHRDIKPTNIIRSRSYGQLMLVDFGVAKYSANIIPEQTGTTIGSAEYAAPEQVKGKPVFASDLYSLGVTCLHLLTLMSPFELHDCNEDAWIWRSYLTTPISSSLEQVLCKLLQRATKQRYQSAKEVLADLNDLPKQVVFPSKPPERTSTDNDDFYFGFSLKEDLPASIIPYATALNIHSIDSVRIFDPQTQAWYYLSGKMEAKNIARKVATFLHPCLAEAATPTLGNQRDQAVLRNILWRIFTAITVTYVAFLIIACVTGIQSHLTNPTWKVENLRTKVR; from the coding sequence ATGAGCGACAGTTTTCCCTCCACCCACAAATCCTTTCAGCCTTTGGAGGATGGTAGCATTTCTTCCCTTAATCAGGATAATTCGCTGCTCAATAACCGCTACCATATCCTCAAACCCCTTGCTACAGGAGGATTTAGTAAAACTTTTCTCGCTGTCGATGAAGATCGTCAGGTAGAAAACGAATTCTGCCTCATCAAGCAATTATTTCCAAATCATCAAGCTACACACCATCACCAGAAAGCAAGAAAACTATTTCACCAGGAATCTGTACTTTTAGCACAACTTGGTAAGCATCCCCAGATTCCCCAATTGTTAGACTCCTTTGAGCAGGATGGACAGCAGTATTTAGTCCAAGAATGGATTGACGGAGAAACTTTGGAAGAGGAATTGGCGCAACAGGGAGCATTCAATGAAGCTGAAATTCGGCAGTTACTCTTGGAGTTATTACCTGTTTTGCAGTTTGTTCATGATCATCAGGTAATTCACCGCGACATTAAACCGACAAACATTATTCGTAGCCGCAGTTATGGTCAACTAATGTTAGTAGATTTCGGGGTTGCGAAGTATTCTGCCAACATAATTCCTGAACAAACCGGAACCACTATTGGTAGTGCTGAATACGCAGCACCTGAGCAAGTAAAGGGCAAACCTGTTTTTGCCAGCGATCTTTACAGCCTGGGTGTCACTTGCTTGCATTTGCTCACACTGATGTCGCCATTTGAACTGCATGATTGTAATGAAGATGCTTGGATATGGCGCTCATATTTGACTACACCAATTAGCTCTTCTCTAGAGCAGGTTTTATGCAAGTTGCTACAAAGAGCAACCAAACAACGCTATCAATCTGCAAAAGAGGTTCTGGCAGACTTGAATGATTTGCCAAAACAGGTTGTTTTTCCATCAAAACCACCTGAAAGAACAAGCACAGACAATGACGATTTTTACTTCGGGTTTAGTCTTAAAGAAGATCTACCTGCTTCAATAATCCCATATGCTACAGCACTAAATATTCACTCCATCGATTCTGTCAGAATTTTTGACCCCCAGACTCAAGCTTGGTATTACTTGAGCGGCAAAATGGAAGCAAAAAATATTGCCCGAAAAGTAGCTACATTTCTACATCCGTGTCTAGCGGAGGCTGCTACACCAACTCTTGGAAATCAAAGAGATCAAGCAGTTTTACGTAATATACTCTGGAGGATTTTTACAGCAATTACTGTTACTTACGTTGCTTTTTTAATTATTGCTTGCGTCACCGGAATTCAATCACATTTGACGAATCCTACTTGGAAAGTAGAAAACTTGAGGACGAAAGTGAGATGA
- the kdpC gene encoding K(+)-transporting ATPase subunit C: MSFARDAGRAVRSTIVLWLITAIIYPFVMIACGQILFPFQANGSLLKNAQGKVTGSALIGQPFTSDRYFNSRPSTTSYSTADPKKDEAGVLKTGVSGASNLAPSNPDLLSRIKGKNDPDPKKQTEGDLNRLKKAGVQPTADLVYTSGSSLDPHISPEAARAQIARVAKARGLQPNQLETLIGQNTDGRFLGIFGEPGVNLLKLNLALDVLKPSIS; this comes from the coding sequence ATGAGTTTTGCACGTGATGCAGGTAGAGCCGTTCGTTCTACCATAGTCCTTTGGCTGATTACAGCTATCATTTACCCATTTGTAATGATTGCTTGTGGGCAGATTTTGTTCCCGTTTCAGGCAAATGGCAGCTTACTTAAAAATGCTCAGGGTAAGGTTACTGGTTCAGCATTAATTGGTCAGCCTTTTACTTCTGATCGTTACTTCAATAGTCGCCCCAGCACCACCAGCTACAGCACTGCTGACCCGAAAAAGGATGAAGCTGGTGTTCTCAAAACTGGAGTCTCTGGTGCGAGCAACTTGGCTCCCAGTAATCCAGACTTACTCAGTCGTATTAAGGGCAAAAATGACCCCGACCCCAAAAAACAAACTGAAGGTGACCTCAATCGACTCAAAAAAGCAGGTGTGCAACCTACTGCCGATTTAGTCTACACCTCTGGTTCCAGTCTTGATCCGCACATCAGCCCCGAAGCTGCTAGGGCGCAAATTGCACGCGTGGCAAAAGCGCGAGGACTCCAGCCGAATCAGCTTGAAACCTTGATTGGTCAAAATACTGATGGTCGCTTTCTGGGCATCTTTGGTGAACCAGGAGTCAACCTGTTGAAGCTGAATCTAGCTTTGGATGTATTAAAACCCTCAATTTCGTGA
- a CDS encoding potassium-transporting ATPase subunit F, whose amino-acid sequence MKLLRRQPTIPPPQISDSVFEAVIETWSSAKRQKLPLYLFFGMCFNLVVAPVVYAATNETFSPTQAWALGLLGLVTVGLSIYLFFVMFVPERF is encoded by the coding sequence ATGAAACTCCTTCGTAGACAACCTACAATCCCACCACCCCAAATCTCTGACTCTGTGTTTGAAGCAGTGATTGAAACCTGGTCTTCTGCCAAGAGACAAAAGCTGCCGTTGTATCTGTTTTTCGGGATGTGTTTTAACTTAGTGGTTGCGCCTGTGGTTTACGCTGCCACTAATGAAACATTTTCCCCCACCCAAGCTTGGGCATTAGGACTGTTAGGACTGGTGACGGTTGGTCTTTCTATCTATCTGTTTTTCGTGATGTTTGTACCGGAGAGATTCTGA
- the kdpB gene encoding potassium-transporting ATPase subunit KdpB, with product MRSTTDQSTSSRSPRVPKGSRDSRKNSPKADMRGLYQRAIRESFVKLNPRTAVKNPVMFIVWVGTIVTFLVSVDPNLFGTVQADINQQRLFNGLITLILFLTVLFANFAESVAEGRGKAQADALKATRSDTVARKMLPDGSIKEINSTELRRGDLVKVTAGNMIPADGEVTQGIGSVDESAITGESAPVLKQPGTDIASSVTGGTRLLSDELTIRITADPGQGFIDRMIALVEGAERSKTPNEIALTVLLAVLTQVFVIVVSTIPPFAGYIANFISTVYGAEAGNSLRAGASIAILISLLVALIPTTIGGLLSAIGIAGMDRVAQFNVIATSGRAVEACGDINSLVLDKTGTITLGNRMADEFIPLNGHSLEDVARISLAASVFDETPEGKSIVGLAERQRVGVDFDTSKAEGVEFSAKTRMSGTDLPDGKQVRKGAVDAIKGFVRSRNGNVPSDLDAAYERVSRLGGTPLAVCFENDLYGVIYLKDIVKPGLRERFDQLRRMGVKTIMLTGDNRITAEVIAQEAGVDDFIAEATPEDKIEVIRSEQAQGKLVAMTGDGTNDAPALAQANVGVAMNSGTQAAKEAANMVDLDSDPTKLIDLVTIGKQLLITRGALTTFSIANDIAKYFAIIPTIFAAAGIGALNIMGLKSAQSAILSALIYNALIIPALIPIALKGVKFRPLTADQLLRRNILIYGLGGIIAPFIAIKLIDIILPFS from the coding sequence ATGCGAAGTACTACTGACCAATCCACATCTTCCCGTTCACCTCGTGTTCCAAAAGGAAGCCGTGACTCGCGTAAGAATAGCCCCAAGGCAGATATGCGGGGATTGTACCAGAGAGCAATTCGGGAGTCGTTCGTCAAACTCAATCCTCGAACTGCCGTCAAAAACCCAGTCATGTTTATCGTCTGGGTAGGAACAATTGTCACTTTCCTAGTGAGCGTTGATCCCAATTTATTTGGCACTGTACAGGCAGATATCAATCAGCAACGCCTGTTCAACGGGTTGATTACCTTGATTCTATTTTTGACAGTCCTGTTTGCGAACTTTGCGGAATCCGTGGCTGAAGGACGCGGGAAGGCACAAGCAGATGCACTCAAAGCAACGCGTTCAGACACCGTTGCCCGCAAAATGCTGCCTGATGGTTCCATTAAAGAAATCAACTCCACCGAACTGCGGCGAGGTGATTTGGTAAAGGTGACTGCTGGTAACATGATTCCTGCTGATGGGGAAGTGACTCAAGGCATCGGTTCGGTGGATGAGTCTGCCATCACCGGAGAATCTGCCCCTGTACTAAAACAACCAGGCACGGACATTGCCAGTTCAGTGACGGGGGGTACGCGGTTGCTGTCTGACGAATTGACGATTCGGATTACAGCCGATCCAGGTCAAGGTTTTATTGACCGCATGATAGCCCTGGTAGAGGGGGCAGAACGCTCTAAAACTCCCAACGAGATTGCGCTGACGGTGCTGCTTGCTGTGCTGACGCAGGTTTTTGTGATTGTGGTATCAACGATTCCACCGTTTGCTGGTTATATTGCAAACTTTATTAGCACTGTGTATGGAGCTGAGGCAGGAAACAGTTTACGCGCTGGTGCTAGCATTGCCATCCTGATCTCACTGCTGGTTGCTCTCATCCCTACCACAATTGGTGGTTTGTTGAGCGCCATTGGTATCGCTGGGATGGACAGAGTTGCCCAGTTTAATGTGATTGCCACTTCCGGACGAGCCGTAGAAGCCTGCGGTGACATCAACTCCTTGGTGCTAGATAAAACAGGTACCATCACCTTAGGAAACCGGATGGCTGATGAATTTATTCCTCTGAATGGTCATTCCCTTGAAGATGTAGCGCGAATCTCCTTAGCAGCCAGTGTGTTTGATGAAACACCAGAAGGTAAATCAATCGTGGGACTGGCAGAAAGGCAGCGGGTTGGGGTAGACTTTGATACTAGTAAAGCAGAGGGAGTAGAGTTCTCCGCGAAAACCCGCATGAGTGGTACCGATTTACCCGATGGCAAACAAGTTCGTAAAGGCGCAGTGGATGCAATTAAGGGGTTTGTCCGTTCCCGTAACGGCAATGTTCCTAGTGATTTAGACGCAGCTTATGAAAGAGTTTCCCGGTTAGGAGGGACACCGTTAGCCGTCTGCTTTGAGAACGATCTCTATGGCGTTATTTACCTCAAAGACATTGTGAAACCAGGTTTGCGCGAACGCTTTGACCAACTCCGGCGGATGGGGGTTAAGACGATCATGCTCACAGGTGACAACCGCATTACGGCTGAGGTTATAGCTCAAGAAGCGGGCGTTGATGATTTTATCGCAGAAGCCACCCCAGAAGACAAAATTGAAGTGATTCGCTCTGAACAAGCCCAGGGCAAGTTGGTAGCTATGACTGGGGACGGTACCAACGACGCCCCGGCGCTAGCGCAAGCAAATGTCGGCGTGGCGATGAACTCTGGGACACAAGCCGCCAAAGAAGCTGCGAACATGGTGGACTTGGACTCTGATCCCACCAAGCTTATTGATTTGGTGACAATTGGTAAACAACTGCTGATTACCCGTGGGGCATTAACAACCTTCTCTATTGCCAACGATATTGCTAAGTATTTCGCTATCATTCCGACTATTTTTGCGGCGGCTGGAATTGGTGCACTGAACATCATGGGATTAAAAAGTGCCCAGTCTGCCATTCTCTCGGCGCTGATTTACAACGCCCTAATTATCCCAGCACTCATTCCCATAGCTTTAAAAGGCGTGAAATTCCGTCCTCTGACAGCAGATCAACTGCTACGACGCAATATCCTCATCTACGGTCTTGGCGGTATTATTGCTCCCTTTATTGCCATCAAATTGATAGATATTATCCTACCGTTCTCCTAA
- the kdpA gene encoding potassium-transporting ATPase subunit KdpA codes for MLEGWIQIALTLLIVVAITPFFGRYMARVFQEQRTFLDPILNPVERVLYSAIGVSAREDMTGWQYARAILYSNVVMGLLIFFIIMNQGWLPLNPTKIGAPTWDTVLHTTISFITNTNQQHYSGETYLSYASQMWGLGYHMFTSAATGIAVAIAFIRGLTGRPLGNFYVDLIRSITRILLPISIVGGIIMMAAGVPETLAGPAVFSTLEDPNISQAIARGPVAHFEIIKELGENGGGFFAINSAHPFENPNGLTNLIQLVALLSIPTSLIYTYGIIANNVKQAWLVYSIPFAILVVFVIITAIGEYNGNPAVNALLGSQQPNLEGKEVRFGWAQSALYAVFTTATMCGAVNSLHDSFMPSGGFVTLSNMFFQIVFGGQGTGTAYLFAYLILAVFVTGLMVGRTPEFLGRKIEKREVVLASFLLLMVHPIAILIPAAITLAFPDQLAGISNPGFHGFAQVIYEYASAAANNGSGFEGLGDSQPSPIAIATGAKTTATALWWNLSTCFSLLAGRYVPIIGLLLLADSMSRKQSVPFTTGTLRTDTGLFTGVTAGVILILGALTFFPVLAFGPIGEAFQIAKGIG; via the coding sequence ATGCTAGAAGGATGGATTCAAATTGCATTAACGCTACTGATTGTAGTAGCGATAACTCCCTTTTTTGGGCGATACATGGCGCGTGTCTTTCAGGAACAAAGGACGTTTCTCGACCCGATTTTGAACCCAGTTGAGCGCGTGCTTTACTCCGCAATTGGCGTTTCTGCCAGGGAGGACATGACGGGTTGGCAGTATGCGCGGGCAATTTTGTACAGCAACGTAGTCATGGGGTTGCTCATTTTCTTCATCATTATGAATCAGGGATGGCTACCCCTCAACCCAACCAAAATAGGTGCCCCAACTTGGGACACAGTACTACACACCACCATTTCCTTCATCACCAATACCAACCAGCAGCACTATTCTGGTGAAACCTACTTGAGTTACGCCAGCCAAATGTGGGGACTGGGGTATCATATGTTCACCTCGGCTGCAACAGGTATAGCGGTGGCGATCGCCTTTATTCGCGGGTTGACAGGCAGACCGTTAGGCAACTTCTACGTAGACCTGATTCGCTCAATTACACGGATTTTACTACCCATTAGTATTGTGGGGGGAATCATTATGATGGCAGCTGGTGTTCCGGAAACACTGGCTGGTCCTGCGGTGTTTTCTACTTTAGAAGATCCTAATATTAGTCAGGCGATCGCTCGCGGTCCAGTTGCCCATTTTGAAATCATTAAGGAACTAGGCGAGAACGGTGGCGGCTTTTTCGCCATCAACTCAGCACACCCCTTTGAAAATCCCAATGGTTTAACCAATCTCATCCAGCTTGTCGCACTCCTTTCAATACCCACCTCGCTGATTTACACCTATGGCATCATTGCCAACAACGTCAAGCAAGCATGGTTAGTCTACAGCATACCGTTTGCCATCCTAGTGGTCTTTGTCATTATTACAGCGATTGGTGAATACAACGGTAATCCTGCTGTGAACGCTTTGTTGGGGAGTCAGCAACCGAACCTAGAGGGTAAGGAAGTTCGGTTTGGTTGGGCACAATCAGCTCTGTATGCTGTGTTCACAACTGCCACTATGTGCGGTGCAGTCAATAGCTTGCACGATTCATTTATGCCTAGTGGTGGTTTCGTCACCCTTTCCAATATGTTTTTCCAAATTGTTTTTGGAGGACAAGGTACGGGAACCGCTTATTTGTTTGCTTACCTAATTCTGGCAGTATTCGTTACAGGTTTGATGGTCGGAAGGACACCGGAATTTCTGGGACGCAAAATTGAAAAGCGTGAGGTAGTGCTTGCCAGTTTCTTGCTTCTGATGGTTCACCCAATCGCCATTTTGATTCCAGCAGCTATTACCCTAGCATTCCCGGATCAACTAGCAGGAATTAGTAATCCTGGCTTCCACGGTTTTGCTCAAGTCATCTACGAATATGCCTCAGCCGCAGCCAACAACGGGTCTGGGTTTGAAGGCTTAGGCGATTCACAACCGTCTCCAATAGCGATCGCAACAGGAGCAAAAACCACCGCAACCGCCTTGTGGTGGAACCTGAGTACTTGCTTTAGTCTCCTAGCAGGACGCTATGTCCCAATCATAGGTTTGCTACTGCTTGCCGATAGTATGTCGCGCAAGCAATCAGTTCCCTTTACGACTGGTACATTGCGAACCGATACTGGACTGTTTACTGGCGTAACCGCAGGTGTCATCCTTATTTTGGGCGCACTCACGTTCTTCCCAGTCCTGGCATTTGGACCGATTGGCGAAGCTTTCCAAATTGCTAAAGGTATTGGCTAA
- a CDS encoding sensor histidine kinase: MFRLQMSVLKLVSHKDNPRLRTSWIIIGLFTIVVLLEFSTPPDYVFGYLYIGPIMIANARLSRMATLQLTLVACVLTILNVWVPSLSLVRASTIASRLIAVLALVVTGVLSDTRSVTPLAYRNRLYQEALLKQQAKLHAQNKLASVREDFASTLTHDLKTPLLGALETLQAFERENFGPVVPAQKKVLTTMIKSHQTSLQMVETLLDVYRNDMEGLKLQLAPINLVEIAEDVAITLTELASSRRVHISCNYGESDFRKFLWVHGDPLQLQRVFTNLLTNAINHSPRGGKVEVVLEGGSSYQTAKVIDTGAGIKPEELPNLFKRFYQGHSDRPSLPRGVFPKPLSPNLRFGATKLRLVGA, encoded by the coding sequence ATGTTCCGTCTCCAGATGTCGGTTCTCAAACTTGTAAGCCATAAAGATAACCCGCGTTTGAGAACATCTTGGATAATTATTGGACTGTTTACGATTGTGGTGTTATTGGAGTTCTCTACTCCACCAGACTACGTGTTTGGTTACCTTTATATCGGTCCAATTATGATAGCAAACGCTCGTCTGAGTCGAATGGCAACGCTACAACTAACTCTAGTTGCTTGTGTTCTAACGATTCTGAACGTATGGGTTCCAAGCTTGTCTCTTGTTAGAGCTTCCACAATTGCTAGTCGATTGATTGCAGTCTTAGCATTAGTTGTGACAGGCGTTCTGAGCGATACGCGGAGCGTGACGCCCTTGGCGTATCGCAATCGTCTGTATCAAGAAGCACTCTTGAAACAACAAGCCAAGCTTCATGCACAAAACAAGTTAGCTAGTGTGCGAGAAGACTTTGCCTCAACGCTAACTCATGATCTGAAAACTCCTCTACTGGGTGCTCTTGAGACATTACAGGCGTTTGAACGAGAAAATTTTGGTCCTGTTGTTCCTGCCCAGAAAAAAGTTTTAACAACGATGATTAAGAGCCACCAGACTAGTTTGCAGATGGTAGAAACGCTCTTGGATGTCTACCGCAACGATATGGAGGGGTTAAAGCTACAGTTAGCACCTATTAATCTTGTTGAAATTGCTGAAGATGTGGCAATAACTTTGACCGAACTTGCTTCCAGTCGTCGCGTTCATATTTCCTGCAACTACGGTGAGTCAGACTTTCGCAAGTTTCTTTGGGTTCATGGTGATCCCTTGCAGTTGCAACGAGTATTTACTAATCTCCTGACTAATGCTATAAACCACTCTCCTCGCGGTGGCAAAGTGGAGGTTGTGCTGGAAGGAGGTTCTTCTTATCAAACTGCCAAAGTTATAGATACTGGGGCAGGGATAAAGCCAGAAGAACTGCCAAATCTTTTTAAGCGGTTTTACCAGGGACATAGCGATCGCCCTTCTTTGCCCAGAGGGGTTTTTCCAAAACCCCTCTCCCCAAATCTCCGATTTGGGGCAACCAAACTCCGTTTGGTTGGGGCATAG
- a CDS encoding Crp/Fnr family transcriptional regulator, translating into MTSLSSAERSLLPMQSPSSFSEASRPFLTWQRILDWAQEHYRCRTFSKDERIPARAGLLYLVQRGAIRMVGTAQVSATASQLTSRRINRTPEEAFLGFVGAGQPFEIVAQSPFTLQAYAHVDQTAVLWMYWHDLDNWPHFRREVMDAFRYQHQRKLLWLSALGQRRTIDRLLGFLTLLIEEYGEPSMSDSDPDVIRGYCLPFPLTHAQIGSAIGSTRVTVTRLMGKLRQRGLILTQGDNLICLPAESINRGN; encoded by the coding sequence ATGACGTCTTTGTCTTCCGCCGAACGCTCTTTGTTACCTATGCAATCTCCATCCTCTTTCTCTGAGGCCTCACGTCCTTTTTTGACTTGGCAACGAATTCTTGATTGGGCTCAAGAACACTACCGCTGCCGCACCTTTAGCAAAGATGAGCGCATTCCAGCCCGAGCTGGATTGCTGTACTTGGTGCAAAGGGGTGCGATCCGTATGGTGGGAACCGCCCAGGTAAGTGCAACTGCAAGTCAATTAACATCTCGACGCATCAATAGAACTCCCGAAGAAGCTTTCTTAGGGTTTGTTGGTGCAGGACAACCGTTTGAAATTGTTGCCCAGTCGCCATTCACGCTCCAGGCTTATGCCCATGTTGACCAAACTGCTGTACTGTGGATGTACTGGCACGATTTGGACAACTGGCCTCACTTCCGCCGCGAAGTTATGGATGCCTTTAGGTACCAGCACCAGCGCAAACTGCTGTGGCTAAGTGCCTTGGGACAACGACGCACGATTGACCGACTCCTAGGATTCCTCACATTGTTGATTGAGGAATATGGAGAACCATCAATGAGCGATAGCGATCCAGATGTAATTCGCGGTTATTGCCTGCCTTTCCCCCTCACCCATGCCCAAATTGGCAGCGCGATCGGTTCTACTCGTGTCACCGTCACCCGCTTGATGGGTAAATTGCGTCAACGTGGCTTAATCCTTACTCAAGGCGACAATCTCATTTGCTTGCCAGCAGAGTCAATTAACAGAGGCAACTAA
- a CDS encoding DALR anticodon-binding domain-containing protein, with protein sequence MQNKSRKHKYKAIKQLVSSKIAIALSTYANFLHSECTNNINIPLSQGGYNGTILYISGIALRLAKFEKYPAIEIANGITSHISTNYDKDFKVQVVSPGWIHLELTHPLLAAWLQNLTVGGVIEQGALSREQGSKERLAGSKGDQERMSIGSFSMQHPIKSSISSFPFSSPNSGSLFTVQYAHARCCSLLRLGVHEGLIKLGESNVDQGDNVKQNLWSSIFTPNPIPWLNSDEKLRFNHPASYLLINELVRVVDKVEGSDFADSVNWEKAALDLSRVFETFWCKCQIFGKVKTASPELAQAKIGLVLATQSVLKFMLEEKLGYFALDEV encoded by the coding sequence GTGCAAAATAAATCACGTAAACATAAGTATAAAGCAATAAAACAGTTAGTAAGCAGCAAAATAGCAATCGCTTTAAGTACTTATGCTAATTTTCTGCATAGTGAATGCACAAATAACATAAATATTCCTCTATCTCAGGGTGGATATAATGGGACAATTCTTTATATTTCAGGTATAGCTTTGCGGCTGGCGAAATTTGAAAAATATCCCGCTATAGAGATTGCAAATGGCATTACCTCTCATATTTCAACAAACTATGACAAAGATTTCAAAGTTCAAGTCGTTTCCCCTGGTTGGATTCACTTGGAACTGACTCATCCCCTCTTAGCTGCTTGGTTGCAGAATCTTACTGTAGGGGGAGTTATTGAGCAAGGAGCGCTTAGCAGGGAGCAAGGGAGCAAGGAGCGCTTAGCAGGGAGCAAGGGAGACCAAGAAAGAATGTCCATAGGTTCTTTTTCTATGCAGCACCCCATTAAGAGCTCCATTTCCTCTTTTCCCTTTTCTTCCCCAAACTCTGGTTCCTTATTCACTGTTCAATACGCTCATGCACGCTGCTGCTCGCTTTTACGGCTGGGTGTTCACGAGGGATTGATTAAACTGGGGGAATCGAATGTTGATCAGGGTGATAATGTCAAGCAAAACCTTTGGTCAAGTATTTTTACTCCCAATCCCATTCCTTGGCTCAACAGCGATGAAAAACTGCGTTTCAATCACCCAGCTTCCTATCTCCTGATCAACGAGTTAGTGCGAGTGGTAGATAAAGTAGAGGGTTCTGATTTTGCCGACTCAGTTAATTGGGAAAAAGCTGCGTTAGATTTAAGTCGAGTTTTTGAAACTTTTTGGTGTAAATGCCAGATTTTCGGCAAAGTGAAAACTGCCTCACCAGAACTTGCTCAAGCCAAAATAGGATTGGTTTTGGCTACACAGTCTGTATTGAAGTTTATGTTGGAGGAAAAATTAGGTTATTTTGCTCTCGACGAAGTATAA
- a CDS encoding Cof-type HAD-IIB family hydrolase — protein sequence MHKVSATELASPAIGDTSTFDIQLLVVDIDGTIAGKSNSISTAVKQAIVAAQARGIQVAIATGRMYRSALRFHQEIGSSLPLLAYQGAWIQDPATQKIHRHLPVSRELAHKLLDYFEQPELRTLLSVHFYINDQLYVREITRETELYAERSGINPIAVGDLRQVTSNEPTKILALCDDTNIIQQLLGNLRSQYTPAELYLTTSVATFFEATNPFVNKGTGVRYLAEELLGLERINVMTIGDNFNDVEMLEYAAIGVAMGNAPAAVQAKAQWVAPDVECDGVAAAIERFLLCKK from the coding sequence ATGCATAAAGTGTCTGCCACAGAATTGGCATCACCTGCCATTGGGGATACATCTACTTTTGACATTCAACTGCTGGTTGTAGATATCGATGGCACAATCGCAGGAAAATCTAACAGCATCAGCACAGCCGTGAAGCAGGCAATTGTTGCAGCACAAGCACGGGGTATTCAAGTGGCGATCGCCACTGGTCGTATGTATCGTTCCGCTTTGCGCTTTCATCAAGAAATTGGCTCTAGCCTGCCATTATTAGCTTACCAAGGGGCTTGGATTCAAGACCCAGCTACCCAAAAAATTCATCGCCATTTGCCTGTTTCCCGAGAGTTAGCACACAAGCTTCTAGACTATTTTGAACAACCGGAGTTACGAACGCTCTTATCTGTTCACTTCTACATCAATGATCAGCTTTATGTCCGTGAAATAACCAGGGAAACAGAACTTTACGCAGAACGTAGTGGAATTAACCCTATTGCTGTGGGAGACTTACGCCAAGTTACCAGCAATGAACCCACAAAAATTTTGGCATTGTGCGATGACACAAATATTATTCAACAGTTACTGGGAAATTTGCGCAGTCAATACACCCCAGCCGAACTATATCTCACCACATCTGTTGCCACATTTTTTGAAGCGACTAACCCTTTTGTCAACAAAGGTACTGGGGTACGTTATCTAGCCGAAGAATTACTGGGACTAGAAAGAATTAATGTCATGACCATTGGTGATAACTTCAATGATGTGGAAATGTTGGAGTATGCTGCTATAGGTGTAGCGATGGGTAATGCACCAGCAGCAGTGCAGGCTAAAGCTCAGTGGGTTGCTCCTGACGTGGAGTGTGATGGAGTTGCAGCTGCTATTGAGAGATTTTTACTGTGTAAAAAGTAG